Proteins from a genomic interval of Marmoricola sp. OAE513:
- the otsB gene encoding trehalose-phosphatase, whose product MELSAPEDADQYDAVVAVGARLLIALDFDGTLSPIVGNPEVAHIHERAGDLLTRLADRVRTIAVITGRPARQVLALGGLDDVGDEIGRHGHELVVLGQYGNERWTSAGRRVVSPKPPSGLASLIGDLPRILRQAGTPDAHIEEKGLAVGVHTRRCADPKAAFDALLPVLTAAAQARNLTVEPGRYVIEIRAGGMDKGIALRSLVAEHDVGGIVFVGDDLGDVPAFTAVRELRAQGMPALLVASGSDEESALRDLCDAVVDGPDGVMDFLEVLHDRLARPNP is encoded by the coding sequence ATGGAGCTGAGCGCCCCGGAGGACGCGGACCAGTACGACGCCGTCGTGGCAGTCGGTGCTCGTCTGCTGATCGCGCTGGACTTCGACGGGACCCTGTCGCCGATCGTGGGCAACCCCGAGGTCGCGCACATCCACGAGCGCGCGGGCGACCTGCTGACCAGGCTCGCCGACCGCGTCCGCACGATCGCGGTGATCACCGGCCGACCGGCCCGGCAGGTCCTGGCGCTCGGAGGGCTGGACGACGTCGGCGACGAGATCGGTCGGCACGGGCACGAGCTCGTCGTGCTGGGGCAGTACGGCAACGAGCGCTGGACCTCCGCCGGACGCCGGGTCGTCTCACCGAAGCCGCCGAGCGGACTGGCCAGCCTGATCGGGGATCTGCCGCGGATCCTCCGACAGGCCGGTACTCCGGACGCGCACATCGAGGAGAAGGGTCTTGCCGTCGGGGTCCACACCCGGCGCTGCGCGGACCCGAAGGCCGCGTTCGACGCCCTGCTCCCGGTGCTGACCGCGGCGGCGCAGGCGCGCAACCTGACGGTCGAACCGGGCCGCTACGTCATCGAGATCCGCGCAGGCGGCATGGACAAGGGCATCGCGCTGCGGTCGCTGGTCGCGGAGCACGACGTCGGAGGGATCGTCTTCGTCGGTGACGACCTCGGCGACGTTCCCGCCTTCACCGCGGTGCGCGAGCTGCGTGCGCAGGGGATGCCCGCCCTGCTGGTCGCGTCCGGTTCGGACGAGGAGTCCGCCCTGCGGGACCTCTGCGATGCGGTCGTCGACGGGCCCGACGGGGTGATGGACTTCCTCGAGGTCCTGCACGACCGGCTCGCGCGGCCGAACCCGTGA
- the thrC gene encoding threonine synthase encodes MSNVTETSTGTVLRDGAFGHATGLICRECGTTQELGPHYACLECFGPLEIAYDFPSVTREQIEAGPANIWRYKALLPVPDDIESSPNTEPGFTRLLRADNLGRELGIADLWVKDDSTNPTNSFKDRVVACALSAAVEFGSKVFACPSTGNLANAVAAAGARAGIKTVVFIPSNLETPKQVNSAIFTESLVAVEGNYDDVNKLASEIAGEEDGWAFVNVNVRPFYAEGSKTLGYEIAEQLGWRLPDQIVIPVASGSQLTKVDKAFGELIKLGLVEDKPYKIFGAQAEGCGPVATAFKAGVDAIRPVKPDTIAKSLAIGNPADGIYVLDIARRTGGAVEEVTDDAIRDAIVLLARTEGIFTETAGGTTVAVLKKLVETGQLDPELETVVINTGHGLKTLDAISGQVGPVATIAPTYDAFAASGIV; translated from the coding sequence TTGAGCAACGTCACTGAGACATCGACCGGCACCGTGCTTCGCGACGGCGCCTTCGGTCACGCCACCGGACTCATCTGTCGGGAGTGCGGCACCACCCAGGAGCTCGGACCGCACTACGCGTGTCTGGAGTGCTTCGGTCCGCTCGAGATCGCCTACGACTTCCCGTCGGTGACGCGCGAGCAGATCGAGGCCGGCCCCGCGAACATCTGGCGCTACAAGGCGCTGCTTCCCGTGCCCGACGACATCGAGTCCTCGCCGAACACCGAGCCCGGGTTCACCCGGCTGCTGAGGGCCGACAACCTCGGCCGCGAGCTCGGCATCGCCGACCTGTGGGTCAAGGACGACTCGACCAACCCGACCAACTCCTTCAAGGACCGTGTCGTCGCGTGCGCCCTCAGCGCCGCCGTCGAGTTCGGTTCAAAGGTCTTCGCCTGCCCCTCGACCGGCAACCTGGCCAACGCGGTCGCCGCCGCCGGCGCGCGTGCGGGCATCAAGACCGTCGTGTTCATCCCGAGCAACCTCGAGACCCCCAAGCAGGTCAACTCCGCGATCTTCACCGAGTCATTGGTCGCCGTCGAGGGCAACTACGACGACGTCAACAAGCTGGCCTCGGAGATCGCCGGCGAGGAGGACGGCTGGGCGTTCGTCAACGTCAACGTCCGTCCGTTCTACGCCGAGGGCTCCAAGACCCTCGGCTACGAGATCGCCGAGCAGCTCGGCTGGCGCCTGCCCGACCAGATCGTGATCCCGGTCGCCTCGGGCTCGCAGCTGACCAAGGTCGACAAGGCGTTCGGGGAGCTGATCAAGCTCGGGCTCGTCGAGGACAAGCCGTACAAGATCTTCGGTGCGCAGGCCGAGGGCTGCGGTCCGGTCGCCACGGCCTTCAAGGCCGGCGTCGACGCGATCCGCCCGGTCAAGCCGGACACGATCGCCAAGTCGCTGGCGATCGGCAACCCGGCTGACGGCATCTACGTGCTGGACATCGCCCGCCGTACCGGGGGTGCGGTCGAGGAGGTCACCGACGACGCCATCCGCGACGCCATCGTCCTGCTGGCGCGGACCGAGGGCATCTTCACCGAGACCGCCGGGGGCACGACCGTCGCCGTGCTCAAGAAGCTCGTCGAGACCGGACAGCTCGACCCCGAGCTCGAGACCGTCGTCATCAACACCGGTCACGGCCTCAAGACCCTGGACGCGATCTCGGGCCAGGTCGGTCCCGTGGCGACCATCGCACCGACGTACGACGCGTTCGCCGCGTCCGGCATCGTCTGA
- a CDS encoding MoaD/ThiS family protein, whose protein sequence is MSVSVRIPTILRTYTGGESEVVAEGADLGDVLDNLESNHPGIKARVLDDGGDIRRFVNVYVGNDDVRFLDGLGTATPAGTSISIIPAVAGG, encoded by the coding sequence ATGAGCGTTTCCGTCCGCATCCCCACCATCCTGCGCACCTACACCGGGGGCGAGTCCGAGGTGGTCGCCGAGGGCGCCGACCTCGGCGACGTGCTGGACAACCTCGAGTCCAACCACCCCGGGATCAAGGCCCGGGTGCTGGACGACGGCGGCGACATCCGTCGGTTCGTGAACGTGTACGTCGGCAACGACGACGTCCGCTTCCTCGACGGCTTGGGCACCGCCACCCCGGCCGGCACCTCCATCTCGATCATCCCCGCCGTCGCCGGCGGCTGA
- a CDS encoding Pr6Pr family membrane protein, producing MTRARAFHAVTFAVAALAVVLQLVLVLQGHKVLDENNRPDTGTRLIRFCSYLTIWSNVLVAWSALTLALGRDRDTRVWRALRLNAVVLCFGGGIVHFFFLRPLLDLDGADLLADKLLHLVAPLLGLVGWLVFGPRGRATTDDLVPFLRLPVFWLLYTLVRGAFVDWYPYPFIDVGEHGYGIVLVNCLGVGVLMFGLAYGAVKLDARLARAQAAT from the coding sequence GTGACCCGCGCTCGCGCGTTCCACGCGGTCACCTTCGCCGTCGCGGCGCTCGCCGTCGTGCTCCAGCTCGTCCTCGTCCTCCAGGGCCACAAGGTGCTCGACGAGAACAACCGCCCGGACACCGGCACCCGGCTGATCCGGTTCTGCTCCTACCTGACGATCTGGAGCAACGTCCTGGTGGCGTGGTCGGCGCTCACGCTCGCGCTCGGACGCGACCGGGACACCAGGGTCTGGCGGGCGCTGCGCCTCAACGCCGTGGTGCTCTGCTTCGGCGGTGGCATCGTGCACTTCTTCTTCCTGCGCCCGCTTCTCGACCTCGACGGTGCCGACCTGCTCGCCGACAAGCTGCTGCACCTGGTCGCGCCGCTGCTCGGACTCGTCGGCTGGCTGGTGTTCGGGCCGCGCGGTCGCGCCACGACCGACGATCTCGTGCCGTTCCTGCGGCTGCCGGTCTTCTGGCTGCTCTACACGCTGGTCCGGGGCGCCTTCGTCGACTGGTACCCGTACCCGTTCATCGACGTCGGCGAGCACGGGTACGGGATCGTCCTGGTGAACTGCCTCGGGGTCGGGGTGCTGATGTTCGGCCT
- a CDS encoding LytR C-terminal domain-containing protein, with translation MSSRRPTRGAARDAAGVVLPTRVMVLSISAVALAGLGFIATQGNDDNGPAKVSPAATSTVPPSPTPTTPPITEGPGGPVSTPSTPKPPKPVNKGKTTVVVFNNTNIKGLAGATATRAEKAGWNIFKTDNWHGSVDASTVYYGPKMRAAAKLLAADLDITRIKASFEPMNPKMLTVILTTDYQ, from the coding sequence ATGTCCTCGCGACGCCCGACCCGAGGTGCTGCCCGTGACGCAGCCGGTGTGGTCCTGCCGACCCGGGTGATGGTGCTGAGCATCTCCGCCGTCGCGCTCGCCGGTCTCGGCTTCATCGCCACCCAGGGCAACGACGACAACGGCCCGGCCAAGGTGTCGCCCGCCGCGACCTCGACCGTGCCGCCGAGCCCGACCCCCACGACACCTCCGATCACCGAGGGGCCCGGTGGGCCGGTGAGCACCCCCAGCACTCCCAAGCCCCCGAAGCCGGTCAACAAGGGCAAGACGACCGTGGTGGTCTTCAACAACACCAACATCAAGGGGCTCGCCGGCGCGACCGCGACCCGGGCCGAGAAGGCCGGTTGGAACATCTTCAAGACCGACAACTGGCACGGGTCGGTCGACGCGAGCACGGTCTACTACGGCCCGAAGATGCGAGCCGCTGCCAAGCTGCTCGCGGCCGACCTGGACATCACCCGCATCAAGGCTTCGTTCGAACCGATGAACCCCAAGATGCTGACCGTCATCCTCACCACCGACTACCAGTAG
- a CDS encoding DUF3263 domain-containing protein — protein sequence MVANQALSSGQPEESGLLSERDQGILDFERQWWKFAGAKEAAVREKFDMSSTRYYQVLNALIDRPEALEHDPLLVRRLRRLRAARQRQRSARRLGFEL from the coding sequence ATGGTCGCCAACCAAGCACTGAGTTCCGGGCAGCCCGAGGAGTCGGGTCTCCTGTCCGAGCGCGATCAGGGCATCCTCGACTTCGAGCGGCAGTGGTGGAAGTTCGCCGGGGCCAAGGAGGCCGCCGTGCGCGAGAAGTTCGACATGAGCTCGACCCGGTACTACCAGGTGCTCAACGCACTGATCGACCGTCCGGAGGCGCTCGAGCACGACCCGCTGCTGGTGCGCCGGCTGCGTCGTCTCCGCGCTGCTCGTCAGCGCCAGCGCTCCGCCCGCCGTCTCGGGTTCGAGCTCTAA